A stretch of Lactuca sativa cultivar Salinas chromosome 6, Lsat_Salinas_v11, whole genome shotgun sequence DNA encodes these proteins:
- the LOC111886911 gene encoding putative glucan endo-1,3-beta-glucosidase GVI produces MSPDLKILNALQNSEIQVIIGTFNQDIAILAGDINFAKAWVQTNIIPYIQTITFRCISIGNEVIPAVGIYALASSSPPLTGDFSGDVKPGIEHIKCLLANNGFPLLITTYPYFSYIHEPSSIQLQFVLFTSPDVVARDESLGYMNMFDAMVDAVYSALEKVGAGGVEVVIYESGWPLQGNGDFTTTELARTYNQNLLSHVHGSGTPKKPDKNVEAYVFALFNENQKDSGVEQHFGLFNPDMTEVYHVDF; encoded by the exons ATGAG CCCCGACCTCAAGATTCTCAACGCTCTACAAAACTCTGAAATCCAAGTGATCATTGGAACCTTCAATCAAGATATAGCCATTCTTGCAGGAGATATCAACTTTGCAAAAGCATGGGTACAAACCAACATTATCCCATACATACAAACCATCACATTCCGTTGCATATCCATTGGTAATGAAGTCATCCCAG CCGTCGGGATTTACGCACTAGCAAGTTCATCTCCTCCTCTAACTGGAGATTTTTCAGGTGATGTCAAGCCTGGAATCGAACATATCAAATGTTTGTTAGCTAACAACGGTTTCCCACTTTTGATCACTACGTATCCTTACTTTTCTTACATCCATGAACCAAGTTCAATTCAATTACAGTTCGTGTTATTCACCTCTCCTGATGTTGTAGCGAGAGATGAAAGTCTGGGGTACATGAATATGTTCGATGCCATGGTTGATGCGGTTTACTCCGCATTGGAAAAGGTTGGTGCAGGTGGTGTTGAGGTGGTGATTTATGAGAGTGGGTGGCCGTTACAAGGCAATGGTGATTTCACGACGACTGAACTGGCTCGGACCTATAATCAGAATCTTTTGAGCCACGTGCATGGTTCTGGTACACCTAAGAAGCCCGACAAGAATGTAGAGGCATATGTTTTTGCACTTTTTAACGAGAACCAAAAGGATTCAGGGGTCGAACAACATTTTGGCTTGTTCAATCCAGACATGACTGAAGTGTATCATGTTGATTTTTAA